The Methanoculleus marisnigri JR1 genome window below encodes:
- a CDS encoding nucleotidyltransferase family protein produces the protein MLVTLDQIRKKRSRILAIAGRHGATNLRVFGSVARGETGPESDLDLLVELEPGRSLLDHIALIQDLEEDLECRVDVVTETALKERYKKRIFNEAVPL, from the coding sequence ATTCTCGTCACGCTGGATCAGATCCGGAAAAAGCGGTCCAGGATTCTCGCGATAGCCGGGCGGCACGGGGCAACAAACCTGCGGGTCTTCGGCTCGGTCGCCCGGGGAGAGACCGGGCCGGAGAGCGACCTCGACCTCCTGGTGGAACTGGAGCCGGGCAGGAGCCTCCTTGACCACATCGCGCTCATCCAGGACCTGGAGGAAGACCTTGAGTGCCGGGTGGACGTGGTGACGGAGACGGCACTCAAGGAGCGCTACAAAAAGCGGATATTCAACGAGGCAGTGCCGTTATGA
- a CDS encoding DNA-directed DNA polymerase II large subunit, which translates to MEVSPAIARYFEELEGELDAAIRLAAAARARGLDPRTEIEIPVASDLADRVEALLGYKGIAARIRELEAEMSREEAALRIGDDFAARKFGETTPEEILDHAIRAAMALLTEGVVAAPTEGIGKVSLGKNDDGTDYLKIYYAGPIRSAGGTAQALSVLVGDYVRQALGINRYIPRPEEVERYIEEIRQYNNIMSLQYLPSEKELRMIIENCPVCIDGEPTEQQEVSGYRNLERVETNTVRGGMALVVAEGLALKAPKVLKNVRKMKMEGWDWIEEMIGGGPKSDDDDASAAIKPKDKYIRDLIGGRPVFSYPMRKGGFRLRLGRARNTGFAAAGFNPATLHILGDFLAVGTQMKVERPGKAAGVVPVDSIQGPTVKLRSGEVRRVDDAAEARRLAGQVDEILDVGEMLVSFGEFMENNHPLMPPAYCEEWWMLEGGPRHPENELEAIEFALDGVPLHPDYTYMWDDVAPADIARLAEAVGTGGTVEDGVLMIRNTPETKAILEELLIPHHLSGDRLAIREHLAFLACLGLTLQLTKRPAWQDAPMENSLDLVMHLSGFTVRSRAGTRIGGRMGRPGKSKPREMRPPPHSLFPIGDEGGARRSFQAACSSKPRSNTDGGVIEAEVGERQCPACGAFTYKNLCECGAHTNPVFRCPRCGKDVGQDVCPRCNAETVCLQKVTINVKAEYLAAMESLGVRESSVALLKGVKGLISRERPVEPIEKGILRALQNLYVFKDGTVRYDMIDLPLTHFRPDEVGVPIERLRELGYTHDTYGRELVSDDQVLELRHQDILVSEGCGEWLVRVAKFVDDLLVRLYGLEPFYKAEKPLDLVGHLLMGLAPHTSAGVLVRLIGFSKAPVGYGHPFFHAAKRRNCFAGDTEITVSDGRRWMSLPIRQFVTENFDISKPGLDHVGTFYSDPRQPFYVRSIDSQGKTSLKRVTSVSVHRAPAHLVRFATRRGRVLTVTPDHAMLVWDTDYLRKIKALEVAVGDRVPVEEGGLVVADEVVSRETVQALDDRVYCLTVAENHTLVANGIFCGQCDGDEDCVMLLLDGLINFSRAYLPETRGGTMDAPLVLTTRIDPSEVDKESHNVDVCDHYPIEVYNGCLAYAHPKDLDAFVDRVERRLGTPAQCEGFLFTHQTSNISAGPLESTYTRLGSMLDKLEAELDLAKRIRAVDEDDVAERVLNTHFIRDLQGNLNAFSKQKVRCMKCNAKYRRMPLAGKCTRCGGHVIPTVHEGSVKKYLEMSRNICATYAISDYTKQRVEVLFMQIESTFGEPPEKQLGLADFM; encoded by the coding sequence ATGGAGGTCTCGCCTGCTATCGCCCGGTACTTCGAGGAACTCGAGGGAGAGCTCGATGCCGCGATACGGCTCGCCGCCGCCGCACGCGCCCGGGGACTCGATCCGAGAACGGAGATCGAGATCCCGGTGGCAAGCGACCTCGCCGACCGCGTGGAGGCGCTCCTCGGCTACAAGGGGATCGCGGCCCGGATACGGGAACTCGAGGCGGAGATGTCCCGCGAAGAGGCGGCGCTCCGCATCGGAGACGATTTTGCGGCACGAAAGTTCGGCGAGACCACGCCGGAGGAGATCCTCGACCACGCCATCCGCGCGGCGATGGCGCTCCTGACGGAGGGCGTGGTGGCCGCCCCGACGGAGGGGATCGGGAAGGTCAGTCTCGGGAAGAACGACGACGGGACGGACTACTTAAAGATCTACTACGCGGGCCCCATCCGGAGCGCCGGCGGGACGGCGCAGGCGCTCTCGGTGCTGGTGGGCGACTACGTGCGCCAGGCGCTCGGGATCAACCGCTACATTCCCCGGCCCGAGGAGGTGGAGCGCTACATCGAGGAGATCCGGCAGTACAACAACATCATGAGCCTGCAGTATCTCCCGAGCGAGAAGGAACTCCGGATGATCATCGAGAACTGCCCGGTCTGCATCGACGGCGAGCCGACGGAGCAGCAGGAGGTGAGCGGCTACCGGAACCTGGAGCGGGTGGAGACGAACACCGTCCGGGGCGGGATGGCGCTCGTCGTCGCGGAAGGGCTGGCGCTGAAGGCCCCGAAAGTCTTAAAAAACGTCCGCAAGATGAAGATGGAGGGCTGGGACTGGATCGAGGAGATGATCGGCGGCGGCCCGAAGAGCGATGACGACGATGCGAGTGCCGCGATCAAGCCGAAAGACAAGTACATCCGCGACCTGATCGGCGGCCGGCCGGTCTTTTCCTACCCGATGCGGAAGGGTGGGTTCCGGCTGCGCCTCGGCCGGGCGCGGAACACCGGGTTTGCGGCCGCAGGTTTCAACCCGGCGACGCTGCACATCCTCGGCGACTTCCTCGCGGTCGGGACGCAGATGAAGGTCGAGCGGCCGGGGAAGGCGGCGGGGGTCGTGCCGGTGGACTCGATCCAGGGACCGACGGTCAAACTCCGGAGCGGGGAGGTGCGCCGGGTGGACGACGCGGCGGAGGCCCGGCGGCTTGCCGGGCAGGTGGACGAGATCCTGGACGTCGGTGAGATGCTGGTCAGTTTTGGGGAGTTCATGGAGAACAACCACCCGCTGATGCCCCCGGCCTACTGCGAGGAGTGGTGGATGCTCGAGGGCGGCCCCCGCCACCCGGAGAACGAACTCGAAGCGATCGAGTTTGCGCTCGACGGGGTTCCGCTCCATCCCGACTACACCTACATGTGGGACGACGTCGCCCCGGCCGATATCGCCCGCCTCGCGGAAGCGGTCGGCACCGGCGGGACGGTCGAGGACGGGGTGCTGATGATCCGAAACACCCCCGAGACGAAGGCGATCCTCGAGGAACTCCTCATACCCCACCACCTCTCGGGGGACCGGCTGGCGATCCGCGAGCATCTGGCGTTCCTCGCCTGCCTCGGCCTGACGCTGCAGCTTACGAAGCGGCCGGCGTGGCAGGACGCGCCGATGGAGAACTCGCTCGATCTGGTGATGCACCTCTCGGGCTTTACGGTGCGTTCGCGGGCGGGAACCCGGATCGGCGGCCGGATGGGGCGGCCGGGGAAGTCGAAGCCGCGGGAGATGCGCCCGCCGCCCCACTCGCTCTTCCCGATCGGCGACGAGGGCGGTGCCCGCCGGTCGTTCCAGGCGGCCTGCTCCTCGAAACCCCGGTCGAACACCGACGGCGGGGTGATCGAGGCGGAGGTCGGGGAGCGGCAGTGCCCTGCCTGCGGCGCCTTCACCTACAAGAACCTCTGCGAGTGCGGGGCGCACACGAACCCGGTCTTCCGGTGCCCGAGGTGCGGCAAGGACGTCGGGCAGGACGTCTGCCCCCGGTGCAATGCGGAGACGGTCTGCCTCCAGAAGGTCACGATCAACGTGAAAGCGGAGTACCTGGCGGCGATGGAGAGCCTCGGGGTGCGCGAGTCCTCGGTCGCGCTCTTAAAGGGCGTGAAGGGCCTGATCTCGCGCGAACGGCCGGTGGAGCCGATCGAGAAGGGGATCCTCCGGGCGTTGCAGAACCTTTATGTCTTCAAGGACGGCACCGTCCGCTACGATATGATCGACCTTCCCCTGACTCATTTCCGGCCGGACGAGGTCGGTGTTCCGATCGAGCGGCTCCGCGAGCTCGGCTACACCCACGATACTTACGGCCGGGAACTCGTCTCGGACGACCAGGTGCTGGAACTCCGTCACCAGGACATCCTGGTCTCGGAGGGCTGCGGCGAGTGGCTCGTCCGGGTGGCGAAGTTCGTCGACGATCTCCTGGTGCGGCTGTACGGGCTCGAACCGTTCTATAAGGCGGAGAAACCCCTCGACCTCGTGGGCCACCTCCTGATGGGGCTTGCCCCGCACACGAGCGCCGGGGTGCTCGTCCGGTTGATCGGGTTCTCGAAGGCCCCGGTCGGCTACGGCCACCCGTTCTTCCACGCGGCGAAACGGCGGAACTGTTTCGCAGGCGATACGGAGATCACCGTCTCCGACGGGCGGCGGTGGATGTCGCTGCCGATCCGGCAGTTCGTGACGGAGAACTTCGATATATCGAAGCCGGGGCTTGACCACGTGGGGACGTTCTACTCCGATCCCCGCCAGCCGTTCTACGTCCGGAGCATCGATTCGCAGGGGAAGACCAGCCTGAAGAGGGTGACCTCGGTCTCCGTCCACCGCGCCCCGGCGCACCTCGTCCGGTTCGCGACAAGGCGGGGGAGGGTCCTTACGGTGACGCCCGATCACGCGATGCTGGTCTGGGACACGGATTACCTCCGGAAGATCAAGGCGCTCGAGGTCGCGGTCGGCGACCGCGTCCCGGTGGAGGAGGGCGGGCTCGTCGTGGCGGACGAGGTCGTCTCCCGCGAGACGGTGCAGGCGCTCGACGACCGGGTCTACTGCCTGACGGTCGCCGAGAACCACACGCTGGTCGCGAACGGTATCTTCTGCGGGCAGTGCGACGGCGACGAGGACTGCGTGATGCTCCTCCTCGACGGCCTGATCAACTTCTCCCGCGCCTACCTCCCCGAGACCCGGGGCGGGACGATGGACGCACCGCTGGTTTTGACGACCCGGATCGACCCCTCAGAGGTCGACAAGGAGAGCCACAACGTCGACGTCTGCGACCACTATCCGATCGAGGTCTACAACGGCTGTCTCGCCTACGCCCACCCCAAAGACCTCGATGCGTTCGTCGACCGGGTGGAGCGGCGGCTCGGGACCCCGGCGCAGTGCGAGGGGTTCCTCTTCACCCACCAGACATCGAACATCTCGGCGGGGCCGCTCGAGTCCACCTACACGAGGCTCGGGTCGATGCTCGACAAACTCGAGGCGGAGCTCGACCTCGCGAAGAGGATCCGGGCGGTGGACGAGGACGACGTCGCCGAGCGGGTCTTGAACACCCACTTCATCCGCGACCTCCAGGGGAACCTCAACGCGTTTTCCAAGCAGAAAGTCCGGTGCATGAAGTGCAACGCGAAGTACCGCCGGATGCCGCTCGCGGGGAAGTGCACCCGCTGCGGGGGGCACGTCATCCCGACGGTCCACGAGGGCTCGGTGAAGAAGTACCTGGAGATGTCGCGCAACATCTGCGCAACCTACGCGATATCGGACTACACGAAGCAGCGGGTGGAGGTGCTCTTCATGCAGATCGAGTCGACCTTCGGCGAGCCCCCGGAGAAGCAACTGGGGCTCGCGGATTTTATGTGA
- a CDS encoding HEAT repeat domain-containing protein — protein MSPAGLSGEAWSRPAVIVLITALAVLLDLAFGTVAYTHLFHLVLILAAFWYRRHAIVVGILLAVVHVTVYSFLYGIPNAGILVSAGAFVVAAYLLGYLFEAAGRRAGGLHFRIGEPSGEIACDRDTRRLIGRLSSRDPDTRYRAAGCLGDAGDPAAVEPLAALLADPEVGVRWKATEALGRLGSPAVGPLTESLRSENVDVRWMAAVALGDIGDPSAVPALMAALDDEDTYVRSRAALAIGAIGEPAREEVIAALSDGNEHVRWGAAIALGSIGGESGIAALIEALRDPDGEVRLRASGALGDIGEPAVRPLIEALGTESELLRRGAVAALGLVGKPAVPALAMALRHGDDRRVRAGAARALGEIGDRGSAGILIRALEDEREEVREAAREALGGIRKT, from the coding sequence ATGAGTCCTGCAGGTCTGTCGGGAGAGGCATGGAGCAGGCCCGCAGTCATCGTCCTCATCACGGCCCTCGCCGTTCTCCTGGACCTCGCCTTCGGCACGGTCGCGTACACCCACCTCTTTCACCTGGTGCTCATCCTCGCCGCGTTCTGGTATCGGCGGCATGCGATCGTCGTCGGGATTCTGCTCGCCGTGGTCCACGTCACCGTCTATTCCTTCCTCTACGGCATCCCGAACGCCGGAATCCTCGTGAGTGCGGGGGCCTTCGTCGTCGCCGCATACCTCCTCGGCTACCTCTTCGAGGCCGCGGGCAGGCGTGCCGGCGGTCTCCACTTTCGCATCGGCGAGCCTTCCGGCGAAATCGCGTGCGACCGGGACACGAGACGGCTGATCGGCCGGCTCTCGAGCCGCGACCCCGATACCCGTTACCGGGCGGCCGGGTGCCTGGGCGACGCGGGCGATCCCGCTGCGGTCGAACCGCTCGCCGCCCTCCTCGCGGACCCGGAGGTCGGCGTCCGGTGGAAGGCGACGGAGGCGCTCGGAAGACTGGGGTCCCCGGCCGTCGGGCCGCTCACGGAGAGCCTCAGGAGCGAGAACGTCGACGTCCGCTGGATGGCCGCGGTCGCTCTCGGCGATATCGGCGATCCCTCGGCAGTCCCGGCGCTGATGGCCGCACTCGATGACGAGGACACCTACGTCCGGAGCAGGGCGGCCCTGGCGATTGGGGCTATCGGCGAGCCGGCCCGTGAGGAGGTCATCGCCGCCCTCTCTGACGGGAACGAGCACGTCAGGTGGGGGGCGGCGATCGCGCTCGGGAGCATCGGAGGGGAGAGCGGTATCGCGGCCCTCATCGAAGCGCTCCGCGACCCGGACGGGGAGGTGCGGCTGCGGGCCTCCGGTGCGCTCGGCGATATCGGCGAGCCCGCCGTCCGGCCCCTCATCGAGGCGCTCGGGACGGAGAGCGAACTCCTCCGGCGGGGGGCGGTCGCCGCTCTCGGCCTTGTCGGGAAGCCCGCCGTCCCCGCGCTCGCGATGGCGCTCCGGCACGGCGACGACCGGCGCGTCCGCGCGGGAGCCGCGCGGGCTCTCGGGGAGATCGGGGATCGCGGATCGGCCGGTATCCTGATCCGGGCGCTCGAAGACGAGCGGGAAGAGGTGCGCGAGGCTGCCCGGGAGGCGCTCGGCGGCATCAGGAAGACATAA
- a CDS encoding HEAT repeat domain-containing protein yields MTDSTRIEELIADLRDGPLAARRAATADLGESGEAAVKPLIGVMQAGNNDVRWYAARALVRIGEPAIDPLLAAMRAADDRDFRRYATAALAGIGAAAVEPLVAVVENADADLQPFAAMALCRIGDPAVEPLVRLMQSPDAKTQERAALLLWKMGETGAGPLTEALEAKDQSANNK; encoded by the coding sequence ATGACTGACAGCACCCGGATCGAGGAACTGATCGCCGATCTCCGGGACGGCCCTCTCGCGGCGCGCCGGGCGGCGACCGCCGATCTCGGTGAGAGCGGAGAAGCGGCCGTAAAACCGCTCATCGGCGTGATGCAGGCCGGAAACAACGACGTCCGGTGGTACGCCGCCCGTGCGCTGGTGCGGATCGGGGAGCCGGCGATCGATCCCCTCCTCGCGGCGATGCGCGCCGCGGACGACCGCGACTTCCGGCGATACGCCACGGCGGCTCTCGCGGGGATCGGCGCCGCCGCCGTCGAACCCCTCGTTGCCGTCGTCGAGAACGCCGACGCCGATCTCCAGCCGTTCGCCGCGATGGCCCTCTGCCGGATCGGGGATCCGGCGGTCGAACCGCTCGTCCGCCTGATGCAGAGCCCTGATGCGAAGACGCAGGAACGCGCTGCACTCCTCCTCTGGAAGATGGGAGAGACGGGCGCCGGCCCGCTCACCGAGGCGCTGGAGGCGAAAGACCAATCCGCGAACAATAAATGA
- a CDS encoding CheB methylesterase domain-containing protein, translating to MEYPLSLPRDGRTIVVIGSSTGGARTLEVVFSQFPLVDAAVILVQHMPHSMNSALCRHIEEISFMDVRVPEDGEEIEHGTIYVAPSDLHLKLVENRTISLFDDAKVQYVRPSIDVAMMSLTRRGTDRFAGVILSGMGSDGAEGISHIKSIGGTTFAQALRTCAIHYMPRAAFATGRVDQMLPPDAIRENIIRFAGII from the coding sequence ATGGAATATCCCTTATCTCTTCCCCGCGATGGGCGGACGATTGTCGTCATCGGTTCGTCGACTGGTGGGGCGCGAACGCTCGAGGTCGTCTTTTCCCAGTTCCCGCTCGTCGATGCCGCCGTCATCCTCGTCCAGCACATGCCGCACTCTATGAACAGCGCGCTTTGCAGGCATATCGAAGAGATCTCTTTCATGGATGTCCGGGTTCCGGAGGACGGCGAAGAGATCGAGCACGGCACGATCTACGTGGCTCCAAGCGATCTCCACCTGAAACTCGTCGAAAACCGAACGATCAGCCTCTTTGACGACGCGAAGGTGCAGTACGTCCGCCCCTCGATCGACGTCGCCATGATGTCGCTTACGCGGCGCGGCACCGACCGGTTCGCCGGGGTGATCCTCTCGGGGATGGGGAGCGACGGCGCCGAAGGGATCTCCCACATCAAGTCCATCGGGGGGACCACCTTCGCACAGGCCCTCCGGACCTGCGCCATCCACTACATGCCCCGCGCCGCGTTCGCGACCGGGCGGGTGGACCAGATGCTCCCGCCGGATGCGATCCGCGAGAATATCATCCGCTTCGCCGGAATCATCTGA
- a CDS encoding type 1 glutamine amidotransferase domain-containing protein: protein MSRIAVLITDMFEDVEYTKPAASFREAGHDLIHVGLSAGETVHGKADRTPVTIDRAASDVSPDDFDGLFIPGGYSPDKLRAHDAPVEFVRRFVESGKPVLSICHAPQLMITAQVLRGRKVAGWKSVAQDIRNAGAEYVDQEVVVDGNIVSSRQPDDIPAFIEASLAKLKETPGQETRAAAAGQQ, encoded by the coding sequence ATGAGCAGAATAGCAGTCCTGATCACGGATATGTTCGAGGATGTCGAGTACACAAAGCCCGCTGCGTCGTTCCGGGAGGCCGGCCACGATCTCATCCACGTCGGCCTCTCCGCGGGGGAGACCGTGCACGGGAAGGCCGACCGGACACCGGTCACGATCGACCGGGCCGCGTCGGATGTCTCGCCGGACGACTTCGACGGGCTCTTCATACCGGGCGGCTACTCGCCCGACAAACTCCGGGCTCACGATGCGCCCGTCGAGTTCGTGCGCCGCTTCGTCGAGAGCGGCAAACCGGTTCTCTCCATATGCCACGCGCCCCAGCTCATGATCACCGCGCAGGTGCTCCGCGGCCGGAAGGTTGCCGGCTGGAAGTCCGTCGCACAGGATATCAGGAACGCCGGTGCGGAGTACGTCGACCAGGAGGTGGTCGTCGACGGCAACATCGTCTCGAGCAGGCAGCCGGACGACATCCCCGCGTTCATCGAGGCGTCGCTCGCGAAACTCAAGGAGACCCCGGGCCAGGAGACCCGGGCTGCGGCTGCAGGGCAGCAGTGA
- a CDS encoding DUF2115 domain-containing protein yields the protein MVSQSSFGEILLSESVVRILWHSLSLGPIWGVAHIIPNIWILWDEFGKPAGVRTRSGWTGIQTMTAMTAVFSRVTATAVNARQINGRLSVYSYWKEFDPITAEDEAGAIHQMARRMAAAVTKGDLGLLLAEEVSRYSLMDLQIIGGRLHAEIIRLPEPYRKQVHPFITEQLFGAHHQLLAMHRSGRFRSMTEPITDRATFVEFCNMIPDGCFRRDESPERIPFRNTPRHRAFYYLVSAFTIFVLDRPGHPVGMPFPGGFRVEEHNGSFYCLIRDREKDVPFSICNFCPALQTEDG from the coding sequence ATGGTTTCACAATCGTCGTTCGGTGAGATATTATTATCGGAATCAGTAGTCCGGATCCTTTGGCATTCCCTCTCATTAGGGCCGATTTGGGGAGTTGCCCATATCATTCCCAATATCTGGATTCTTTGGGATGAGTTTGGGAAGCCGGCGGGTGTGAGAACACGGTCCGGGTGGACGGGGATCCAGACAATGACAGCAATGACAGCAGTTTTCAGCAGAGTGACAGCAACTGCTGTCAACGCCCGCCAGATTAATGGAAGATTATCAGTATACTCATACTGGAAGGAGTTCGATCCAATCACGGCAGAGGACGAAGCAGGTGCAATCCATCAAATGGCCCGGCGGATGGCGGCCGCGGTAACAAAGGGAGATCTCGGATTGCTCCTCGCCGAAGAAGTCAGTCGTTACTCGCTCATGGATCTTCAGATCATCGGGGGGCGGCTGCACGCGGAGATTATCCGGCTGCCCGAACCCTACCGGAAACAGGTGCACCCCTTCATCACCGAGCAGTTATTCGGCGCTCACCACCAGCTTCTCGCCATGCACCGGTCGGGCCGGTTCCGGTCCATGACCGAACCGATCACTGATCGTGCAACGTTCGTTGAGTTCTGCAATATGATTCCCGATGGATGCTTCCGGCGGGATGAATCTCCGGAACGGATCCCGTTTCGGAATACACCCCGACATCGGGCCTTTTATTACCTGGTCTCGGCATTTACGATCTTCGTGCTCGACCGCCCGGGTCACCCGGTGGGAATGCCGTTCCCGGGAGGGTTCCGGGTCGAAGAGCACAATGGGTCTTTTTATTGTCTCATCCGTGACCGCGAAAAGGATGTCCCGTTCTCGATCTGCAACTTCTGCCCCGCACTGCAGACCGAGGACGGGTGA
- a CDS encoding sensor histidine kinase yields MASRTTEGPLRHLQEGDLREPGKILVAGASGTAILAALLVEPPGTNLILWALLFVPAAAVGYLYREKGIVAATVLGLVYLGITAGRAYPPNPSIFLPFVAMVALASLASTVGYSAREQIHYREAMERAPGGAFLLRRDDESIADANRDFAELLGYARGDLENLPLSKIWPYADDRERFFAQAQPGAGNVVVETQFLGRDGRTRWLVLRGRCLDDVVVTCRVSEITRYKEAEAALNAERRRLFSILDTLPAYVTLQGEDHTIRFANRAFRETFGDPEGGLCYEVQRGSRRPCNPCKGAMVFTLRSPQHWEWDHMNGKTYEVHAYPFTDTDGAPLMLQLGIDITQRVQAEEALKGFAGNLQTKNRELEMLRSQLSVVNQELDAMVRERTADVEKLLAQKDEFISQLGHDLKTPLTPLVALMPRIVAREQDPDLRRLLEIAGHNVTYMKDLVQKTLQLARMNSLYVELDLEPLDLKTELDNTLRNYAVLFKTKTITLNNNIPAGIAVRADRVLLGEIFNNLIANAVKYIEDGKGTITIDAAREQEAVVVSVRDTGIGMSREQLEKAFAEFYKADASRHDLESPGLGLTICRRIVERHGGRIWAESAGEGRGSTIIFTLEAVETL; encoded by the coding sequence ATGGCATCTCGTACGACGGAGGGCCCCCTCCGGCACCTGCAGGAAGGCGACCTCCGCGAACCCGGGAAAATTCTGGTAGCCGGCGCTTCGGGCACGGCGATCTTAGCCGCCCTTCTCGTGGAGCCGCCCGGCACCAACCTCATTCTCTGGGCCCTTCTCTTCGTCCCGGCCGCGGCGGTCGGCTACCTCTACCGCGAGAAGGGGATCGTTGCCGCCACCGTGCTCGGGCTCGTCTATCTCGGCATCACGGCAGGGCGCGCCTACCCGCCCAACCCGAGTATATTCCTCCCCTTCGTCGCCATGGTCGCTCTTGCGTCGCTCGCCTCGACCGTCGGCTACTCGGCCCGGGAGCAGATCCACTACCGGGAGGCCATGGAACGGGCTCCCGGCGGCGCGTTTCTTCTCAGGCGGGATGACGAATCGATAGCGGACGCGAACCGCGACTTTGCGGAACTCCTCGGGTATGCAAGGGGAGACCTGGAAAACCTCCCGCTATCGAAGATCTGGCCGTATGCCGACGACCGCGAGCGGTTCTTTGCGCAGGCGCAGCCGGGCGCAGGCAACGTGGTCGTCGAGACGCAGTTCCTCGGCCGGGACGGCAGAACGCGCTGGCTCGTTCTCCGGGGGCGCTGCCTCGACGATGTCGTCGTCACCTGCCGGGTCTCGGAGATCACCCGGTACAAGGAGGCGGAAGCGGCCCTGAACGCCGAACGCCGCCGTCTCTTCTCTATCCTGGACACCCTTCCCGCTTACGTCACCCTGCAGGGGGAGGATCACACCATCCGGTTTGCCAACAGGGCGTTCCGGGAGACCTTCGGCGACCCGGAGGGCGGGCTCTGCTACGAGGTGCAACGCGGCTCCCGCAGACCCTGCAACCCCTGCAAGGGGGCGATGGTCTTCACCCTCCGGAGCCCGCAGCACTGGGAATGGGATCATATGAACGGGAAAACCTACGAGGTTCACGCCTACCCGTTCACCGATACGGACGGGGCGCCCCTGATGCTGCAGCTCGGGATCGATATCACCCAGCGGGTGCAGGCGGAAGAGGCGCTCAAGGGGTTTGCCGGGAACCTCCAGACGAAGAACCGGGAACTGGAGATGCTACGGAGCCAGCTCTCCGTCGTCAACCAGGAACTCGACGCGATGGTCCGGGAGCGGACCGCCGACGTGGAGAAACTCCTCGCCCAGAAGGACGAGTTCATATCGCAGCTCGGCCACGACTTGAAGACGCCCTTAACGCCGCTGGTCGCCCTCATGCCGAGGATCGTCGCGCGGGAGCAGGACCCGGATCTCCGGCGCCTCCTCGAGATCGCCGGCCACAACGTCACTTACATGAAGGACCTGGTCCAGAAAACCCTGCAGCTCGCCCGGATGAACTCCCTCTACGTCGAGCTCGATCTCGAACCCCTCGACCTCAAGACGGAACTCGACAACACGCTCCGGAACTACGCCGTCCTCTTCAAGACGAAGACCATCACCCTCAACAACAACATCCCGGCCGGGATCGCCGTCAGGGCCGACCGGGTTCTCCTCGGGGAGATCTTCAACAACCTGATCGCCAACGCCGTCAAGTACATCGAGGACGGGAAAGGGACGATCACCATCGACGCCGCCCGCGAGCAGGAGGCCGTGGTCGTCTCGGTCAGGGATACCGGGATCGGCATGTCCCGCGAGCAGCTCGAAAAGGCTTTTGCCGAGTTCTACAAGGCCGACGCCTCCCGCCACGACCTCGAGTCGCCGGGGCTCGGCCTCACGATCTGCCGGCGGATCGTGGAACGGCACGGAGGACGGATATGGGCCGAGAGTGCCGGCGAGGGGAGGGGTTCGACCATCATATTCACCCTTGAGGCAGTAGAAACGCTGTAA
- a CDS encoding response regulator: protein MAEESNRRIMVVDDDVFILEVMEELLAPEGIEVVAAESGDECIAQLADGFRGVILMDIMMPRKDGWETIQEMIDRDLMERNVIAMLTAKDVPDMELECLKEHVIDYITKPFEPDEIVALVKGYLNYLP from the coding sequence ATGGCGGAGGAATCGAACCGGCGGATTATGGTCGTCGACGACGACGTGTTCATCCTCGAGGTGATGGAGGAACTCCTTGCACCGGAGGGGATCGAGGTCGTTGCCGCGGAGAGCGGCGATGAATGTATCGCACAACTCGCAGACGGGTTTCGGGGGGTCATCCTGATGGACATCATGATGCCCCGAAAGGACGGGTGGGAGACGATCCAGGAGATGATCGATCGCGATCTCATGGAGAGGAACGTCATCGCGATGCTCACGGCAAAAGACGTCCCGGACATGGAACTGGAGTGTCTCAAGGAGCACGTCATCGACTACATCACGAAACCGTTCGAGCCGGACGAGATCGTGGCCCTCGTGAAGGGGTACCTCAATTACCTTCCGTAA